One stretch of Priestia megaterium DNA includes these proteins:
- a CDS encoding GNAT family N-acetyltransferase: protein MFPELETKRLILRKIVEDDAGEILECFSDEEVLRYYGQKSLESINQVKKIIKNFSKGYQEKQLIKWGIQLKGKEKLIGTIGFQEWSFEHKKANVSYALFPEYWSKGYATEAVHESIVYGFNELQLNRIGAIVFTQNSGSIALLSKLGFKKEGTLREYMFQNGIPFDTYVYSLLRGEAKI from the coding sequence ATGTTTCCGGAATTAGAGACAAAACGGCTGATATTAAGAAAAATTGTAGAAGATGATGCGGGTGAGATTTTAGAATGCTTTTCTGATGAAGAGGTGCTGCGCTATTACGGGCAAAAATCTTTAGAATCGATCAACCAAGTGAAAAAGATCATTAAGAATTTTTCTAAAGGCTACCAAGAAAAGCAATTGATTAAATGGGGGATTCAGCTAAAAGGAAAAGAAAAGCTGATTGGAACAATAGGGTTTCAAGAGTGGTCTTTCGAGCATAAAAAAGCAAACGTAAGTTATGCTCTTTTTCCGGAGTATTGGAGCAAAGGATACGCAACAGAAGCCGTTCATGAATCCATTGTTTATGGCTTCAACGAACTTCAATTAAATCGCATAGGAGCGATTGTATTTACGCAAAATAGTGGATCTATCGCCTTGTTGAGCAAATTAGGATTTAAAAAGGAAGGGACGCTAAGAGAGTACATGTTCCAAAACGGCATCCCGTTTGATACATATGTTTATTCGCTACTGCGCGGGGAAGCCAAGATATAA
- a CDS encoding YjcZ family sporulation protein, whose translation MSHGYTAPSYGHMIPDCGYITPDYGYGVPHHRGNGFAIIIVLFILLIIIGACGFGFHHDDC comes from the coding sequence ATGTCTCACGGCTATACAGCTCCTTCTTATGGGCATATGATTCCAGATTGTGGATATATAACTCCTGACTATGGATATGGGGTTCCCCACCACAGAGGTAATGGTTTTGCCATTATCATCGTACTGTTTATTTTACTCATTATTATTGGTGCATGTGGTTTCGGTTTCCATCACGATGATTGTTAA
- a CDS encoding ring-cleaving dioxygenase, whose product MELLGLHHVSILTGKAEKNYQFFTKVLGMRLVKKTVNQDNTQSYHLFYADGEGTPGTEVTFFDIPGLARTNQGASDISTVSLRVKSTDSLHFWKERFEQYGVEYEEIAKRANRDTLAFKDYEGTRLLLVADNGEKGVRAGVPWKREDIPLEHAIIGLGPVTLTVGTADPTVDVLTNIMGFRYVSSYPSLAGDHGDILVYATGEGGSGAEVHIETRPDLPKVRLGRGGVHHVAFRVPNEEEYNKWASRLNENSLPNSGKVERYYFKALYFREPNGILFELSTDTPGFATDEPLETMGKTLALPPFLEPKRKAIEAKLRPLDLDDTL is encoded by the coding sequence ATGGAATTGTTAGGGTTGCATCATGTATCTATTTTGACGGGAAAAGCTGAGAAAAACTATCAGTTTTTCACTAAAGTTTTAGGCATGCGTTTAGTAAAAAAAACGGTGAATCAAGATAACACTCAGTCTTACCACTTGTTTTATGCAGATGGAGAAGGGACGCCAGGAACGGAAGTAACGTTTTTTGATATTCCGGGGCTTGCCAGAACGAATCAAGGTGCATCTGACATTTCGACTGTGTCGCTTCGCGTTAAAAGTACGGATTCTTTACACTTTTGGAAAGAGCGCTTCGAGCAGTACGGAGTGGAATATGAAGAAATAGCTAAACGAGCTAATCGTGATACGTTAGCATTTAAAGATTATGAAGGTACACGTTTGCTTCTTGTCGCGGACAACGGTGAAAAAGGGGTAAGAGCAGGCGTGCCGTGGAAGCGCGAAGACATTCCGTTAGAACATGCGATTATCGGCTTAGGACCGGTCACACTAACCGTGGGAACGGCAGACCCAACTGTTGACGTACTGACAAACATCATGGGATTTCGCTACGTGAGTTCTTATCCATCTCTTGCAGGAGATCATGGAGATATTTTGGTTTATGCAACAGGTGAAGGCGGAAGCGGAGCCGAAGTCCATATTGAAACGAGACCCGATTTGCCGAAAGTTCGCTTAGGGCGCGGTGGCGTTCATCACGTTGCATTCCGCGTGCCAAATGAAGAAGAATACAATAAGTGGGCAAGTCGATTAAATGAAAACAGTCTGCCGAATTCCGGTAAAGTAGAACGATACTATTTCAAAGCACTTTATTTCAGAGAACCAAACGGCATTTTATTTGAATTATCAACGGACACACCTGGATTTGCGACCGATGAACCGCTTGAAACGATGGGTAAAACATTAGCCCTGCCGCCGTTTTTAGAGCCGAAGCGCAAAGCAATTGAAGCGAAGCTGAGACCGCTAGATTTGGATGACACGCTATAG
- a CDS encoding FMN-dependent NADH-azoreductase, producing the protein MAKVLYITANPNDATQSFSMAAGDAFINEYKEVNPTDEVVHVNLYQEHIPHIDGDVFSGWGKLGSGVEFDALTSEEQRKVARLNELSDQFAQADKYVFVTPMWNFSFPPVMKAYLDAVAVAGKSFKYTAEGSVGLLTDKKAYHIQANGGIYSRGPAGELEMGHRYMRIMMNFFGVPSIGSLFVEGQAAMPDKAQEIKEDGIARAKEAARTF; encoded by the coding sequence ATGGCAAAAGTATTATATATTACAGCAAACCCTAACGATGCTACGCAATCATTCAGTATGGCTGCGGGAGACGCATTCATTAACGAGTATAAAGAAGTAAACCCAACGGATGAGGTTGTTCATGTTAATTTATATCAAGAACATATCCCTCACATCGACGGCGATGTATTCAGCGGATGGGGTAAACTTGGAAGCGGCGTAGAATTTGACGCGCTTACTTCTGAAGAACAGCGCAAAGTTGCTCGCTTAAACGAGTTAAGTGACCAATTTGCTCAAGCAGACAAATATGTATTTGTTACACCAATGTGGAACTTCTCATTCCCTCCAGTGATGAAAGCATACTTAGATGCTGTAGCAGTAGCTGGAAAATCATTTAAATATACAGCAGAAGGTTCTGTAGGTCTATTAACAGATAAAAAAGCGTATCATATTCAAGCAAACGGCGGTATCTACTCTCGCGGCCCTGCTGGTGAACTAGAAATGGGTCACCGCTATATGCGCATTATGATGAACTTCTTCGGGGTTCCTTCTATCGGAAGCCTATTTGTAGAAGGACAGGCTGCAATGCCAGATAAAGCACAAGAAATTAAAGAAGACGGCATTGCTCGCGCTAAAGAAGCTGCACGTACGTTCTAA
- a CDS encoding FMN-dependent NADH-azoreductase — translation MANVLYITAHPLAEDESLSMAVGKEFIDVYKQTHPEDDVVHLDLYQADIPYLDADVFNGWKKLRSHSSIQDLSTDERLKVGRLAELGGQFVLADKYIFVTPMWNFSVPAIMKTYIDAITVSGKTFTYTKEGAQGLLKGKKAIHIQSRGDVYSEGPEMAREMGHRYLEIMMDFFGIEAFESIIIEGQVKFPDQIPQIKEKALQKAHSMAKTF, via the coding sequence ATGGCAAATGTTCTCTATATTACTGCACACCCTTTAGCTGAAGACGAATCGCTTAGCATGGCTGTAGGGAAAGAATTTATTGACGTGTATAAGCAAACACATCCAGAAGATGATGTGGTGCATTTAGATTTATATCAAGCAGATATTCCATACTTAGATGCAGACGTATTTAACGGATGGAAAAAGCTTCGTTCTCACTCCTCCATCCAGGATTTATCAACGGATGAACGATTAAAAGTGGGACGATTAGCCGAACTAGGCGGACAGTTCGTACTCGCTGACAAATATATTTTTGTTACGCCAATGTGGAATTTCTCTGTTCCTGCGATTATGAAAACGTACATTGATGCGATTACCGTGTCAGGTAAAACCTTTACATATACAAAAGAAGGCGCTCAGGGATTGCTTAAAGGAAAAAAAGCAATTCACATTCAATCCCGCGGAGACGTGTATTCAGAAGGCCCTGAAATGGCAAGAGAAATGGGCCACCGCTATTTAGAAATCATGATGGACTTCTTTGGAATCGAAGCGTTTGAAAGCATTATTATTGAAGGGCAAGTAAAATTCCCGGATCAAATTCCGCAAATTAAAGAAAAAGCACTCCAAAAAGCCCATTCAATGGCCAAGACGTTTTAA
- a CDS encoding winged helix-turn-helix transcriptional regulator, with product MDEPKDIQPKVEKSFELIGKKWTGLIIYVLMSGPKRFSELNESIPTLSRRLLTERIKELEDHGIVVRNVIPDRPIRSEYSLTQKGTELGKILGPISQWAESWVQD from the coding sequence ATGGACGAACCAAAAGATATTCAACCTAAAGTAGAAAAAAGTTTCGAACTGATTGGCAAGAAGTGGACAGGATTAATCATTTATGTGCTTATGAGCGGTCCTAAACGCTTTAGTGAATTAAATGAAAGTATACCAACCTTAAGCAGAAGGCTTTTGACAGAACGGATTAAAGAGCTTGAAGACCACGGAATCGTTGTCCGAAATGTCATTCCGGACCGCCCTATTCGTTCTGAATATTCGCTGACTCAAAAAGGAACAGAGTTAGGTAAAATATTAGGACCGATTAGCCAGTGGGCAGAAAGCTGGGTCCAAGATTAG